A section of the Humulus lupulus chromosome 2, drHumLupu1.1, whole genome shotgun sequence genome encodes:
- the LOC133816874 gene encoding cyclin-dependent kinases regulatory subunit 1 — protein MGQIQYSEKYFDDTYEYRHVVLPPEVAKLLPKNRLLSENEWRAIGVQQSRGWVHYAIHRPEPHIMLFRRTLNYQQQQQENQA, from the exons ATGGGTCAGATCCAGTACTCCGAGAAATACTTCGACGACACCTATGAGTACAG gCACGTCGTTCTTCCTCCGGAAGTGGCCAAACTGCTCCCCAAGAATCGCCTTCTCTCTGAG AATGAATGGCGTGCTATTGGAGTGCAGCAGAGTCGTGGCTGGGTTCACTATGCCATTCATCGCCCCGAGCCACACATCATGCTCTTTAGGAGGACTCTGAACTATCAACAGCAGCAGCAGGAGAACCAAGCATAA
- the LOC133818906 gene encoding uncharacterized protein LOC133818906, which produces MSTPKRTTTTTTKLPSPTESPSKPSTSGKFRRLFTESDETRLLKSFLKLSKHSSPSSAITSPNLERIRTRLGHKFSHSQIIDKLRRLRIKYHREARTKSLIKTPHDKKLHKIARKIWGKKPQSPKREDHAEEEKIEMEMGCGGLLENEELSKGKWWECLDEEKVRELQKRWVRLRMEEAEVMIEKAELIKEHMKLISQALGFSSSSSSPTSTP; this is translated from the coding sequence ATGTCAACGCCAAAgcgcaccaccaccaccaccaccaagcTCCCGTCTCCGACGGAGTCACCGTCGAAACCGTCGACCAGCGGAAAATTCCGGCGACTGTTCACCGAATCCGACGAGACGCGGCTCCTGAAATCGTTCCTAAAGCTGTCGAAACACTCGTCTCCTTCTTCGGCCATCACATCCCCAAACCTGGAACGAATCCGAACCCGTCTGGGTCACAAATTCAGCCACAGCCAGATCATCGACAAGCTCCGCCGTCTGCGCATAAAGTACCACCGCGAAGCAAGGACCAAGTCCCTCATCAAGACCCCTCACGATAAGAAACTCCACAAGATCGCTCGCAAGATCTGGGGCAAGAAACCCCAGTCTCCCAAAAGAGAAGACCATGCAGAGGAAGAGAAAATTGAAATGGAAATGGGTTGTGGAGGTTTGTTGGAGAACGAAGAATTGTCAAAGGGAAAATGGTGGGAGTGTTTGGATGAAGAGAAAGTGAGGGAGTTGCAGAAGAGGTGGGTGAGGCTGAGAATGGAAGAAGCAGAGGTAATGATTGAGAAAGCTGAGTTGATTAAGGAGCACATGAAGTTGATAAGTCAAGCTTTaggattttcttcttcttcttcttctccaactTCTACTCCATGA